From the genome of Toxoplasma gondii ME49 chromosome XII, whole genome shotgun sequence:
GCATGGTTTAGTCGTTTTGACACCTGTAAAGCGTCTTTTAGCCAGGACTCCGAGAAAAACTCCGAGTGGCTGCGGCTGCGCGTAGAAGCAGGCAAAAGCGAGAGGGGGGTTGGGAACAGTTGGCCACTGGCTTTGGAGACGAGCTGTGttcacagaaaagaagcgaaaattGGAGCGCTTTGAGCTGGAGCGGGGGCAGCAACTTCTTTTTCAGGGGAGGCGACCCAAAATCTATGCATGTCAGCGTTGTCACGAGATAGTCAACATTTCCTCAGGGCAGCGAAGAGTCGGGAACAGCGCAGCATTGACATCTCCACAGGATTGGTAGCTAAATTTTTAGCCAGCAGCAACTTCATGCCACCGACGAGGTTAACAATAAAGATATCGATAGCGATTTCGGTACCTCTCCACCGGCCGAGGATGGGatgtctccgtttcccctGCCCCGTTCTCGTCTAACCTTCCGGAAAGCATGCAATGAAAACATGTATTCATTTGAGGAGGGCCAGACAGCCCCAGAACGGTTAGTCACACGCAGTCTGCACGCTCTCGtgagaacagaaacggaTGAGGCAAACAGTGTGTACCGGGTTCGACGAGCATAACGTATCACGATTCTCGAGTCAATGAAGACTGTTAGGACCCATGAGAGTGCAGGGATATTTCGTTCTTCTACATTTCGTCTTTCTTATGGCAATGCTCCTGCGCTGCGCAACTCCGGTATCTGGCATGCGGAACGATTTtgcgggagagacgaacgcgaaCATTGTCAAAAGCTCGCGGCACCGTCCGAGAAGAActtgcgtgcatgcagtcggtCCATTCGCCGTACGGAACCGTAACGAGACAAAGCATGTGACAAGTTCGTGAGCCCAGAATCGAAGGTGTTTGCACCAcaactttcttctccacttccgcAGCCGTGCATATCCGCACAAACAGACATATTTCTGCACTCTgtccttgtctcttcttgtccACAATGGTGACTGCCTTCGCGACCTCTGACGAACTCGCCACCCCGTGTACCTACTACACGCTCACGTGGGGAGACGCCGCTGCGGCGCCCAAGAAAGCTGCGGTGGACGACGATGATTTTGATTTGTTTGGTGCGTTGGCACTGATAATAATATAGGCACTCAGAGGAGTGAAGCGATGCATGTGTCTCTCCGGCGGGAAAGGGGGGGGGGTGCCTGCTGGATAGACTGGCGAGGCGATCACCGCGTTTGCCTCCCGTTATCAGGCACTTGCAGCCACAGTATAACGCTCAGCATACACAGGCTTTTCTTCGTGCTCTGATCTCTGAATATCAAGCAAAtctacgcatgcagcgcggTGTACCGTGCTCGGATGGGCCTACGCAATCCACATGTGCTCAGTTTCGCGAACTCTGCCGCGTGGATGTCGTTCTCTAGTGGTGACTTTGATTGTTGGTTTAGAAGCGAAATCCATTGTATTCACCTCCTACCCTGTTTGTGGAGAACAGAAAATCAGGGTTTTCCAGTCTGCCTATGTCACCCCAGATCCGCGACGCGAGTTTGATCGACAAAAACATCAACAACTATGTGCGGTTATCAGGAGTAGGAGGAGACGTATGCTGTGTTAGATTTTTGTTTCAGAGCTACGTGAAAGAGGATTTTTCATGATGGGCGACGCAAATGCCATAGTGGATGAAGAGCTCATCGTCCCTCgttcttttgttttttttcaggtgaGGAGAGCGCGGAGGACAAGGAAGCAGTGAAGAAGCTTGCAGAgtcaaagaagaaggaggcggaaaagaagaagaaagttgTGATCAACAAGTCTATGTTGGTGATTGAAGTCAAACCCGCAGATGCAGATACCGATCTGGATGATGTCTGCAAGAAGGTCAAGTCGATTCAAATGGAGGGTGTTACATGGGGTGAGGGTATGAAGAAAGTTCCGGTTGCCTTTGGCCTCTTCAAGCTCCAGGTAGGAACTCTCGTGAAAACCAGTATTTTTGAGTGCCGATGTCAGAACGCGGGGATATTCTTCACCGCTTAGCTACGCGGGACGAAACGGGCGTGTATGCGGCTGCCGAAATGCCCGTGTTGCGCGTACCCGAAGTATCTAGGTCTACGTGATACTTCTGCCGTCACTTAACCAgcgcagtgcatgcacagacgaaGATTCGTTGTCAGTTAGTATGTTAGGCGATTGTGTTGTGAGTAGTGGGTATACAGCTGGAACCCTGTGGTAACGCGGGCTAGAAGTTCAAATTTAGTAAAGCGTTGGCCATTTGCAGCTGGTATATATGGTTGCCGACAGGTCTGCTCGTCATCCAAGAGTGTTTGAGTTGAGGCTTTACGgtggggggggagggggcaTCAGGATGGCACTTTGTGTTCACAGTCACCGATATCACTGTGTTGCGTCTGTGCGATGTTTTTTCCCGGTTCGTAGGTTCAGTGCGTCATTCTGGACGATGTTGTTAACACAAACGCATTGGTTGACGAAATTGAGGAGATCGGCatgacagaggaagagaaacagaagcggcgtcagaaggaagaagctgacGATGAGGACGATGACGAGGAGGATTTTGGAGGTCTTGTTCAATCTGCCGAAATTGTCTCTTTCAACAAGCTTTAGGTTGCACGCTACTGTGTCAGTTACCTGCAATTTGCTATACCAAGAAATGCGTTTTTCGTTGTTGCATGTGTGTCAGAACTCCTACGTGGAGAAAACAGTCCGGGACTTCGACACGTTTCCACTTTCAGATATTGTTTTGTGGACCAACAAAATGCCGCGCACAACTTCAGTTCTTTGATGCCGACGCATCCGAAGCACGGCGGTATCGGATATATCCACAAATCTAACGTGGCGACACCAAACGACCATCAGTTCAGCTCTGATTCCAAATAGTGTTGTAAGAATGCAAAAGGAAGCATCGTGATTTCTGGTCAGTCTTCGACGGCTTATTTTACTGAAACCACCGTTACCAGTGCCCAAGCATACCGCGGCTGTTTAACGTAGACCTCTTTACCGAAATTATTAACTCTTTTAGATTTAAGAGTGAGGCGAAGAAATGGTTCAGCAGCATACTTACAGAGCTTATATGAGTTTTGTGAACCATATAGGgacggaaaaagaagcatGATGGCTTTTCGGGAGTCGACGCTGGTTAACCGCGGCGTCTTCAGTTCGTCATTGGTGCCCCGTATGACGATACTGTAGTGTAAACGACTCTCTAAGTATAGCCTATCGTTCAAGAGTGACGTGTGAAATTGTATACGAAATGCCAAACATTCAGGTCGTCGGTAGCAGCATCCATCTCAGTGCGCGAAAGCTACCTCCTACAAACATGACAAGCAGCCCCCAGTGCGATAGTAGGTCACCCAGGACCACGGCGTAAACAAAGCCCCATGGGCTCTCGTCACTTTGAACGGCAACTGTTCCAGACTGAAGAGGGGGAACAAAAGGCTTCGAGATTCCGAAGTCGTTTCTGTGGAACTCTCCGAGCCGCGTGTATCCGGGTGAGCTGTTGTACCGACCTTGATATATACAATTCatgacgaggcagagagctCTTCACCTTTTTCGGGCATGTGATAAGCTTCTTGCGATACGGTTGTCTGCTTTTGTTCGTTCTTCTACGGACGCACCGTCGGGACCGCAAAGCTACCAGAGCAATTGCTTTCATTGATTGGTTTGTGCgtggaagaaaacacacTGCCCACCGCCATCATCTGCCGGCCATGTAACCCTGTAGCGGTAGCGTTGGACGGCGAATTATCCTTCGCCTTTACGAAGGCGAACATACGTTACAGTGGTAAACAACAGACTAACGAAAtggaaagacaggaaacgcgATGCCTGGTCAATCAGGAGAAGGTGAAATAACTCTCGGCCACCATTTTGCCGGgacaagagacacaaaaagcaTGAACAGATCCTCCCAACACGGGTAATCACAGTCGTCTCCAGCCTCAAGTCGAAAAATAAGCTACAGCATTATGCTTCCCTGAGTCCGCCCCGGATCTTCTTTCCTGCGTCTCGATTCTCCTCCACTAGAAACAGTGATCCCAGGCACCTCTGTGCAtagaaggacagaagaactATGCTTTTCATCCAAGGTTTATTGCAACGTTCTAGGCGCTTAGACCGGCCGCTGTAATGGAGATTCTTTGTCCaagttcttctcctccatcgTCGTTGCTCTTCTAGTTACCGGCTTCGGGTGAGGCAACGTGACAACTTCTTCCGCTGCTGTTGGATGGATAGCTAAGGTGCTGTTGAAATCTGCCTTCGTTGCGCCCTGATAAGAAGCCGAAAACACAAAGTGTTTAATCCCGCACGTTGTGCGCTCTCACCTACCACTGTTTTCAATGATGGATGGTTTTTTGCGCGTATCTTGCCAATACGTGTTTCCCATGTATATCCGGCCACAAGCAAGCCCTAACGTGTTGCTGCGTCTAAGTATCCGAGCATGCCAGATTTTTGTGTAGTTGACTTGATTCACTGCATTAACCTCTAGTCCACGTGGTGCGGGTACCTGCAGTGAACATTCGCGATCTCGCAGAAATAATTATGTAAATGGTCGTTCTGCTTGGTCCAAATAGCTCATTGTGATCACAAGAAAAATCTACCGCCGTACTCCTTACCAGTTTGATCGCAACTGCGAATCCCTGGAGCATCTCGTCCACATTGCGACCAACAAGATGCAATCCGAGAACTTTGTCGTTTGCCGTTTTCAGACACACCATCTTGACGAAGGATTTCGGCTTCGCTGAGGGGGGCATACTCCATGCAGCGTAGAATGAGTCTATGAATGTCGATGTGTAGACCTGTAGAAGAACCAAAGTACATTCCCGCTTAACACCATCCAGGTATGGTGGAGAACGGAAAGCCTCCT
Proteins encoded in this window:
- a CDS encoding EF-1 guanine nucleotide exchange domain-containing protein (encoded by transcript TGME49_219140); the encoded protein is MVTAFATSDELATPCTYYTLTWGDAAAAPKKAAVDDDDFDLFGEESAEDKEAVKKLAESKKKEAEKKKKVVINKSMLVIEVKPADADTDLDDVCKKVKSIQMEGVTWGEGMKKVPVAFGLFKLQVQCVILDDVVNTNALVDEIEEIGMTEEEKQKRRQKEEADDEDDDEEDFGGLVQSAEIVSFNKL